From Carassius auratus strain Wakin chromosome 10, ASM336829v1, whole genome shotgun sequence, a single genomic window includes:
- the LOC113109790 gene encoding dematin isoform X1, with protein MQKAGTAPSSRGPSAPGSPATSIVARMDNQVIGYKDLAAIPKDKAILEVERPDLMVYEPHFNISALDRISLSRSRERSMSPHSISPPPSPEIFACKESKEWSEQGSPGGSNMGSTVQLRKISPVQHFHRPDMGINIYKKPPIYKHDGQTGTSHSKHDVIIESSKFPAAQPPDPSQPSKIETEYWPCPPSLATMEIEWRKKAAEQGNPVEDDEFEDLTEDAKRLQEQELQKIQSNLGKLILKEEIEKSVVIRRKTRSLPDGANIQLGSSASATKSASLPPCSRTGLTRLQSADFTSTDNGKAKTGVQNGDSQRGRMDRGSSLPSILEQKIYPYEMLVVTHRGRSKLPPGVDRTRLERHLSPEDFQSLFGMSITDFDRLSLWKRNDMKKKVSLF; from the exons ATGCAGaag GCAGGGACGGCCCCGTCCTCCCGGGGTCCAAGTGCTCCTGGGTCCCCAGCCACCTCGATTGTG GCACGCATGGACAATCAGGTCATTGGATATAAGGACTTGGCAGCCATTCCCAAAGACAAAGCCATTCTTGAGGTGGAACGGCCAGATCTGATGGTGTACGAGCCGCATTTCAATATCTCAGCCCTGGATCGGATAAGTCTCTCCAGGAGCAGAGAG AGATCGATGTCTCCTCATTCTATCTCTCCCCCGCCTTCCCCTGAG ATATTTGCTTGTAAAGAGTCAAAGGAGTGGTCAGAGCAGGGCTCTCCAGGAGGCTCCAACATGGGCTCCACGGTGCAGCTCCGCAAAATCAGCCCCGTGCAGCACTTCCACAGGCCGG ACATGGGCATCAACATCTATAAGAAGCCACCAATTTACAAACACG ACGGACAGACGGGAACGTCTCACAGTAAACATGATGTGATCATTGAGTCCTCCAAGTTCCCAGCAGCCCAGCCGCCGGATCCCAGCCAACCTTCAAAGATAGAGACGGAGTACTGGCCCTGTCCACCCTCTCTAGCCACTATGG AGATTGAGTGGAGGAAGAAGGCAGCCGAGCAGGGAAATCCAGTCGAGGACGACGAGTTTGAGGATCTGACAGAAGATGCAAAGAGACTCCAGGAACAGGAGCTTCAGAAG ATACAGTCCAACTTGGGCAAACTGATCCTGAAGGAGGAAATTGAGAAATCAGTGGTCATCCGCAGAAAAACACGCTCCCTGCCAGACGGGGCAAACATACAGTTGG GATCATCAGCCAGTGCTACTAAATCAGCCTCTTTACCTCCCTGCAGTCGAACGGGCCTCACCAGG CTCCAGTCCGCAGACTTCACCTCCACAGACAATGGGAAAGCAAAAACAG GTGTGCAG AATGGCGATTCTCAGAGGGGGAGAATGGACAGAGGAAGCTCTCTTCCTAGTATTCTGGAACAGAAG ATATATCCATATGAAATGCTGGTTGTAACCCACAGAGGGCGCAGTAAACTTCCTCCAGGTGTTGACAGGACCAGATTAGAG CGGCATCTGTCTCCGGAGGACTTCCAGAGTTTATTCGGAATGTCCATCACAGACTTTGATCGTCTGTCACTATGGAAACGGAACGACATGAAGAAGAAAGTGTCCCTTTTCTAA
- the LOC113109790 gene encoding dematin isoform X2 produces MQKAGTAPSSRGPSAPGSPATSIVARMDNQVIGYKDLAAIPKDKAILEVERPDLMVYEPHFNISALDRISLSRSRERSMSPHSISPPPSPEIFACKESKEWSEQGSPGGSNMGSTVQLRKISPVQHFHRPDMGINIYKKPPIYKHDGQTGTSHSKHDVIIESSKFPAAQPPDPSQPSKIETEYWPCPPSLATMEIEWRKKAAEQGNPVEDDEFEDLTEDAKRLQEQELQKIQSNLGKLILKEEIEKSVVIRRKTRSLPDGANIQLGSSASATKSASLPPCSRTGLTRLQSADFTSTDNGKAKTGVQIYPYEMLVVTHRGRSKLPPGVDRTRLERHLSPEDFQSLFGMSITDFDRLSLWKRNDMKKKVSLF; encoded by the exons ATGCAGaag GCAGGGACGGCCCCGTCCTCCCGGGGTCCAAGTGCTCCTGGGTCCCCAGCCACCTCGATTGTG GCACGCATGGACAATCAGGTCATTGGATATAAGGACTTGGCAGCCATTCCCAAAGACAAAGCCATTCTTGAGGTGGAACGGCCAGATCTGATGGTGTACGAGCCGCATTTCAATATCTCAGCCCTGGATCGGATAAGTCTCTCCAGGAGCAGAGAG AGATCGATGTCTCCTCATTCTATCTCTCCCCCGCCTTCCCCTGAG ATATTTGCTTGTAAAGAGTCAAAGGAGTGGTCAGAGCAGGGCTCTCCAGGAGGCTCCAACATGGGCTCCACGGTGCAGCTCCGCAAAATCAGCCCCGTGCAGCACTTCCACAGGCCGG ACATGGGCATCAACATCTATAAGAAGCCACCAATTTACAAACACG ACGGACAGACGGGAACGTCTCACAGTAAACATGATGTGATCATTGAGTCCTCCAAGTTCCCAGCAGCCCAGCCGCCGGATCCCAGCCAACCTTCAAAGATAGAGACGGAGTACTGGCCCTGTCCACCCTCTCTAGCCACTATGG AGATTGAGTGGAGGAAGAAGGCAGCCGAGCAGGGAAATCCAGTCGAGGACGACGAGTTTGAGGATCTGACAGAAGATGCAAAGAGACTCCAGGAACAGGAGCTTCAGAAG ATACAGTCCAACTTGGGCAAACTGATCCTGAAGGAGGAAATTGAGAAATCAGTGGTCATCCGCAGAAAAACACGCTCCCTGCCAGACGGGGCAAACATACAGTTGG GATCATCAGCCAGTGCTACTAAATCAGCCTCTTTACCTCCCTGCAGTCGAACGGGCCTCACCAGG CTCCAGTCCGCAGACTTCACCTCCACAGACAATGGGAAAGCAAAAACAG GTGTGCAG ATATATCCATATGAAATGCTGGTTGTAACCCACAGAGGGCGCAGTAAACTTCCTCCAGGTGTTGACAGGACCAGATTAGAG CGGCATCTGTCTCCGGAGGACTTCCAGAGTTTATTCGGAATGTCCATCACAGACTTTGATCGTCTGTCACTATGGAAACGGAACGACATGAAGAAGAAAGTGTCCCTTTTCTAA